The proteins below come from a single Ictalurus furcatus strain D&B chromosome 15, Billie_1.0, whole genome shotgun sequence genomic window:
- the tti1 gene encoding TELO2-interacting protein 1 homolog isoform X1 has translation MADHQIDDPKIAFAYLRPSCVLLTKEPTLSNIEALNVHLHGVSDGVLQLLQDYVLFPLRFVLKTPGAKREGVVQAVMDAMTYVLEKTCIQNWESLRELFSELCLCLSSPNDPGKPAPSAEELKLAVLRCLDALVHSAYGDVVFRMYEPAMLPGLGAAVSLFLALAEEEKARGVQAAALKCLLSLFLQCDCERTHVEPDEEERNLLGNTLASFLPGITRALSHVISGDVRQGHMVTVKAMKVWYTTVGLVMDDKQLQNDSATSAESPGLGRIGELVVKRTPSWSKSTSKRLVLALQKVISYTTAHQHWRVRLELVNLSDRLLTQCSKSLSECIGPLLEALVGAVNDEEPRVKERCTTVLAEVSRRNQATGGQALTHVLSENLHSLVSSLPRLMRTTDDKRKLFILTVLLGYLKILGPQVDLVLTSAVHLQRISKALMQVLELDVTDVRIVEERSFAPLSDLATDAPDVQHQSKYFLYFTDNKIFSALKQVCQMLGRYGNLYLLVDHFLELYKESSVYRKQAALVLNEVISGAAGVGMEADILRTADRSETSGISHEDLKSAIASIIEEYISLNNWHLATVVDDSDDEQQEKRHSAVPSILSRSDGNGHQLAPTFSSKTPTLHQLNSNIWQICIQLEGIGSFALALGSDFRLLLMTALYPVLEKAGDTSLLVSQSALSTVQNLCVACDYSSPKELVISNADYLLNDVSLNLSRPSVHPHAPRVLAVMFVHSDATLLPLVADVVQDVLTALDLSYDQRSRQFCTVLHSLLKALVRWFNASTTGRRQTSTASTHTPTPEMLNLRQFLLDYRKQKELAEGIGAEEEVEEESSDAEAPRSAAAPEVKEEEEEEEGPDAKPELPLHVSIAKDVMERCIHLLSHPNMGVRLKVLDIVELCVSVLCETENELLPMVHRCWPALLQRLTNDDPLAVPQAFRVLCVLGESCGDFLRKRVSKEVLPRLTSSLSRQAETSARAGPMYTHTLAYKLQLAVLQGLGPLCVRLDLVDSDLDRISESCLPYLSCRQPIRLQEAGLSVFRHLMQLDPDSCWFTLSELCCPVAYEPPHMLLSPVKLSGMGRARNEYTHNVSMLLQELELPRDEQNHHDSAD, from the exons ATGGCTGATCATCAGATCGATGACCCAAAGATTGCCTTCGCTTACCTGCGGCCCTCCTGTGTCCTACTGACCAAAGAGCCTACTCTGTCCAATATAGAGGCTCTGAATGTCCATCTGCATGGTGTTAGCGATGGagtcctccagctgcttcagGATTATGTCCTCTTCCCTCTCCGCTTTGTCCTCAAGACCCCTGGGGCCAAGCGAGAGGGCGTCGTGCAAGCTGTTATGGACGCCATGACCTATGTTCTGGAAAAGACCTGCATTCAGAACTGGGAATCTCTACGTGAACTCTTTTCTGAGCTTTGCCTTTGCCTCAGCTCTCCAAATGACCCTGGAAAGCCGGCTCCATCAGCAGAGGAGCTGAAGTTAGCGGTGCTACGATGTCTGGATGCTCTCGTGCATTCCGCGTACGGAGATGTGGTGTTCAGGATGTATGAGCCTGCGATGCTTCCCGGACTGGGAGCCGCCGTGTCGCTGTTCTTGGCTCTGGCAGAGGAAGAGAAAGCGAGAGGAGTGCAGGCAGCAGCGTTGAAGTGCCTTCTGTCTCTGTTCCTGCAGTGCGATTGTGAACGAACGCATGTAGAACCAGATGAAGAGGAAAGAAATTTGCTTGGAAATACGCTGGCTTCGTTCCTACCAGGAATCACTCGAGCTTTGAGTCATGTGATTAGCGGAGACGTGAGACAAGGGCACATGGTTACGGTGAAAGCCATGAAGGTTTGGTACACCACAGTGGGCCTGGTTATGGACGACAAACAGCTTCAGAACGACAGCGCCACGAGTGCGGAGTCACCTGGGTTGGGTAGGATTGGAGAGTTGGTGGTGAAAAGGACTCCTTCTTGGAGCAAGTCCACATCTAAAAGACTTGTGTTGGCGCTGCAGAAAGTgatctcttacaccacagcgcacCAACATTGGAGAGTAAGATTGGAACTGGTCAATCTGTCCGATCGTCTTCTTACCCAGTGCAGCAAATCTTTATCTGAATGCATCGGTCCTCTTCTAGAGGCTTTGGTTGGTGCCGTCAATGATGAGGAACCTCGAGTTAAAGAGCGGTGTACGACAGTACTGGCTGAGGTATCTAGAAGAAACCAAGCTACAGGAGGTCAAGCTTTAACCCACGTCCTGTCTGAAAACTTGCATAGCTTGGTGTCTTCTCTACCTCGGCTCATGAGAACAACGGACGACAAGCGCAAGCTCTTTATCCTCACTGTCCTCCTGGGGTACCTGAAGATCCTCGGTCCTCAAGTGGATTTGGTCTTGACGTCAGCAGTTCACCTCCAGCGTATCTCCAAAGCGTTAATGCAGGTGCTCGAGTTGGATGTCACAGACGTCAGGATCGTAGAGGAAAGAAGTTTTGCGCCATTATCCGACTTGGCAACTGATGCTCCCGATGTACAGCACCAGAGCAAATACTTCCTTTATTTTACAGACAACAAGATCTTCTCAGCGTTGAAGCAGGTATGCCAGATGCTGGGTCGTTATGGAAATCTTTATTTACTGGTGGACCATTTCTTGGAGCTCTACAAGGAGTCGTCGGTTTATCGCAAACAAGCCGCTCTGGTGCTCAATGAGGTTATCAGCGGGGCAGCGGGAGTTGGGATGGAAGCAGACATTTTGAGAACAGCTGACCGTTCAGAGACTTCCGGAATAAGCCACGAGGACCTGAAAAGTGCAATCGCTTCCATTATTGAGGAATACATCAGTTTGAATAACTGGCATCTCGCCACTGTAGTGGACGACTCGGATGATGAACAGCAGGAGAAACGTCATTCTGCGGTCCCCTCTATTTTAAGCAGATCTGACGGGAACGGGCACCAACTCGCACCAACCTTCAGTTCCAAAACTCCAACGCTCCACCAGCTGAACAGCAACATTTGGCAGATCTGTATCCAACTGGAAGGGATCGGCTCCTTCGCTTTAGCTCTGGGCTCCGATTTCCGCCTGCTTCTGATGACGGCACTCTACCCAGTGCTGGAGAAGGCGGGAGATACTTCGCTGCTTGTCAGCCAGTCAGCTCTCAGCACCGTGCAGAACCTTTGCGTGGCTTGCGATTATAGCTCGCCCAAGGAGCTGGTGATCAGCAATGCGGACTACCTGCTGAATGACGTCTCCCTGAACCTGAGCAGACCCAGCGTTCACCCTCATGCCCCGCGAGTCCTCGCCGTCATGTTCGTCCATTCGGATGCCACTCTGCTGCCCCTAGTGGCCGACGTGGTGCAGGACGTGCTCACGGCCCTGGATCTGAGCTACGACCAGAGATCTCGGCAGTTCTGTACAGTCCTGCATTCACTATTGAAGGCACTGG TGAGGTGGTTTAACGCCAGCACTACAGGCCGCAGGCAGACTTCCACAGCcagcacacacaccccgacTCCGGAGATGCTGAATCTTCGCCAGTTTCTCTTGGATTACAGAAAGCAGAAGGAGCTGGCGGAGGGGATCGGAGccgaggaggaggtggaggaggagtcAAGTGACGCAG AAGCACCTCGGTCGGCAGCGGCTCCTGAGgtaaaagaggaggaggaggaggaggaaggccCTGACGCGAAACCAGAGCTGCCATTACACGTGTCCATCGCTAAAGACGTGATGGAGCGCTGCATTCACCTGCTGTCTCACCCCAACATGGGAGTGCGACTGAAG gtgTTGGACATTgtagagctgtgtgtgtctgtgctgtgTGAGACGGAGAATGAGCTCTTACCCATGGTGCACCGCTGCTGGCCGGCTCTTCTCCAGCGCCTCACCAATGACGACCCACTCGCAGTACCCCAAGCTTTCAGG gtattgtgtgtgttgggtgaGTCGTGCGGTGACTTCCTGAGGAAGCGAGTGTCTAAAGAGGTCCTGCCCCGACTCACGTCATCACTTTCACGCCAGGCTGAGACGAGCGCTCGCGCCGGTCCcatgtacactcacacactcgcgtACAAGCTGCAGCTGGCCGTGCTACAGGGACTCGGACCTCTGTGCGTGCGTCTCGATCTGG tggaCTCGGATCTGGACCGTATCTCTGAGTCCTGTCTCCCCTACCTGAGCTGcagacagccaatcagattacaGGAAGCTGGCCTCAG TGTTTTCCGACACCTGATGCAGCTGGACCCGGACTCATGCTGGTTCACCCTGAGCGAGCTGTGCTGTCCCGTAGCGTACGAGCCGCCTCACATGCTCCTGTCCCCTGTTAAGCTGAGCGGGATGGGCCGAGCCCGGAACGAATACACGCACAACGTCTCCATGCTGCTGCAGGAACTTGAGCTGCCCCGGGACGAGCAAAATCATCACGACAGTGCAGATTAA
- the tti1 gene encoding TELO2-interacting protein 1 homolog isoform X2: MADHQIDDPKIAFAYLRPSCVLLTKEPTLSNIEALNVHLHGVSDGVLQLLQDYVLFPLRFVLKTPGAKREGVVQAVMDAMTYVLEKTCIQNWESLRELFSELCLCLSSPNDPGKPAPSAEELKLAVLRCLDALVHSAYGDVVFRMYEPAMLPGLGAAVSLFLALAEEEKARGVQAAALKCLLSLFLQCDCERTHVEPDEEERNLLGNTLASFLPGITRALSHVISGDVRQGHMVTVKAMKVWYTTVGLVMDDKQLQNDSATSAESPGLGRIGELVVKRTPSWSKSTSKRLVLALQKVISYTTAHQHWRVRLELVNLSDRLLTQCSKSLSECIGPLLEALVGAVNDEEPRVKERCTTVLAEVSRRNQATGGQALTHVLSENLHSLVSSLPRLMRTTDDKRKLFILTVLLGYLKILGPQVDLVLTSAVHLQRISKALMQVLELDVTDVRIVEERSFAPLSDLATDAPDVQHQSKYFLYFTDNKIFSALKQVCQMLGRYGNLYLLVDHFLELYKESSVYRKQAALVLNEVISGAAGVGMEADILRTADRSETSGISHEDLKSAIASIIEEYISLNNWHLATVVDDSDDEQQEKRHSAVPSILSRSDGNGHQLAPTFSSKTPTLHQLNSNIWQICIQLEGIGSFALALGSDFRLLLMTALYPVLEKAGDTSLLVSQSALSTVQNLCVACDYSSPKELVISNADYLLNDVSLNLSRPSVHPHAPRVLAVMFVHSDATLLPLVADVVQDVLTALDLSYDQRSRQFCTVLHSLLKALVRWFNASTTGRRQTSTASTHTPTPEMLNLRQFLLDYRKQKELAEGIGAEEEVEEESSDAEAPRSAAAPEVKEEEEEEEGPDAKPELPLHVSIAKDVMERCIHLLSHPNMGVRLKVLDIVELCVSVLCETENELLPMVHRCWPALLQRLTNDDPLAVPQAFRVLCVLGESCGDFLRKRVSKEVLPRLTSSLSRQAETSARAGPMYTHTLAYKLQLAVLQGLGPLCVRLDLGNANASEPLPHPPSFSLEEGSER; the protein is encoded by the exons ATGGCTGATCATCAGATCGATGACCCAAAGATTGCCTTCGCTTACCTGCGGCCCTCCTGTGTCCTACTGACCAAAGAGCCTACTCTGTCCAATATAGAGGCTCTGAATGTCCATCTGCATGGTGTTAGCGATGGagtcctccagctgcttcagGATTATGTCCTCTTCCCTCTCCGCTTTGTCCTCAAGACCCCTGGGGCCAAGCGAGAGGGCGTCGTGCAAGCTGTTATGGACGCCATGACCTATGTTCTGGAAAAGACCTGCATTCAGAACTGGGAATCTCTACGTGAACTCTTTTCTGAGCTTTGCCTTTGCCTCAGCTCTCCAAATGACCCTGGAAAGCCGGCTCCATCAGCAGAGGAGCTGAAGTTAGCGGTGCTACGATGTCTGGATGCTCTCGTGCATTCCGCGTACGGAGATGTGGTGTTCAGGATGTATGAGCCTGCGATGCTTCCCGGACTGGGAGCCGCCGTGTCGCTGTTCTTGGCTCTGGCAGAGGAAGAGAAAGCGAGAGGAGTGCAGGCAGCAGCGTTGAAGTGCCTTCTGTCTCTGTTCCTGCAGTGCGATTGTGAACGAACGCATGTAGAACCAGATGAAGAGGAAAGAAATTTGCTTGGAAATACGCTGGCTTCGTTCCTACCAGGAATCACTCGAGCTTTGAGTCATGTGATTAGCGGAGACGTGAGACAAGGGCACATGGTTACGGTGAAAGCCATGAAGGTTTGGTACACCACAGTGGGCCTGGTTATGGACGACAAACAGCTTCAGAACGACAGCGCCACGAGTGCGGAGTCACCTGGGTTGGGTAGGATTGGAGAGTTGGTGGTGAAAAGGACTCCTTCTTGGAGCAAGTCCACATCTAAAAGACTTGTGTTGGCGCTGCAGAAAGTgatctcttacaccacagcgcacCAACATTGGAGAGTAAGATTGGAACTGGTCAATCTGTCCGATCGTCTTCTTACCCAGTGCAGCAAATCTTTATCTGAATGCATCGGTCCTCTTCTAGAGGCTTTGGTTGGTGCCGTCAATGATGAGGAACCTCGAGTTAAAGAGCGGTGTACGACAGTACTGGCTGAGGTATCTAGAAGAAACCAAGCTACAGGAGGTCAAGCTTTAACCCACGTCCTGTCTGAAAACTTGCATAGCTTGGTGTCTTCTCTACCTCGGCTCATGAGAACAACGGACGACAAGCGCAAGCTCTTTATCCTCACTGTCCTCCTGGGGTACCTGAAGATCCTCGGTCCTCAAGTGGATTTGGTCTTGACGTCAGCAGTTCACCTCCAGCGTATCTCCAAAGCGTTAATGCAGGTGCTCGAGTTGGATGTCACAGACGTCAGGATCGTAGAGGAAAGAAGTTTTGCGCCATTATCCGACTTGGCAACTGATGCTCCCGATGTACAGCACCAGAGCAAATACTTCCTTTATTTTACAGACAACAAGATCTTCTCAGCGTTGAAGCAGGTATGCCAGATGCTGGGTCGTTATGGAAATCTTTATTTACTGGTGGACCATTTCTTGGAGCTCTACAAGGAGTCGTCGGTTTATCGCAAACAAGCCGCTCTGGTGCTCAATGAGGTTATCAGCGGGGCAGCGGGAGTTGGGATGGAAGCAGACATTTTGAGAACAGCTGACCGTTCAGAGACTTCCGGAATAAGCCACGAGGACCTGAAAAGTGCAATCGCTTCCATTATTGAGGAATACATCAGTTTGAATAACTGGCATCTCGCCACTGTAGTGGACGACTCGGATGATGAACAGCAGGAGAAACGTCATTCTGCGGTCCCCTCTATTTTAAGCAGATCTGACGGGAACGGGCACCAACTCGCACCAACCTTCAGTTCCAAAACTCCAACGCTCCACCAGCTGAACAGCAACATTTGGCAGATCTGTATCCAACTGGAAGGGATCGGCTCCTTCGCTTTAGCTCTGGGCTCCGATTTCCGCCTGCTTCTGATGACGGCACTCTACCCAGTGCTGGAGAAGGCGGGAGATACTTCGCTGCTTGTCAGCCAGTCAGCTCTCAGCACCGTGCAGAACCTTTGCGTGGCTTGCGATTATAGCTCGCCCAAGGAGCTGGTGATCAGCAATGCGGACTACCTGCTGAATGACGTCTCCCTGAACCTGAGCAGACCCAGCGTTCACCCTCATGCCCCGCGAGTCCTCGCCGTCATGTTCGTCCATTCGGATGCCACTCTGCTGCCCCTAGTGGCCGACGTGGTGCAGGACGTGCTCACGGCCCTGGATCTGAGCTACGACCAGAGATCTCGGCAGTTCTGTACAGTCCTGCATTCACTATTGAAGGCACTGG TGAGGTGGTTTAACGCCAGCACTACAGGCCGCAGGCAGACTTCCACAGCcagcacacacaccccgacTCCGGAGATGCTGAATCTTCGCCAGTTTCTCTTGGATTACAGAAAGCAGAAGGAGCTGGCGGAGGGGATCGGAGccgaggaggaggtggaggaggagtcAAGTGACGCAG AAGCACCTCGGTCGGCAGCGGCTCCTGAGgtaaaagaggaggaggaggaggaggaaggccCTGACGCGAAACCAGAGCTGCCATTACACGTGTCCATCGCTAAAGACGTGATGGAGCGCTGCATTCACCTGCTGTCTCACCCCAACATGGGAGTGCGACTGAAG gtgTTGGACATTgtagagctgtgtgtgtctgtgctgtgTGAGACGGAGAATGAGCTCTTACCCATGGTGCACCGCTGCTGGCCGGCTCTTCTCCAGCGCCTCACCAATGACGACCCACTCGCAGTACCCCAAGCTTTCAGG gtattgtgtgtgttgggtgaGTCGTGCGGTGACTTCCTGAGGAAGCGAGTGTCTAAAGAGGTCCTGCCCCGACTCACGTCATCACTTTCACGCCAGGCTGAGACGAGCGCTCGCGCCGGTCCcatgtacactcacacactcgcgtACAAGCTGCAGCTGGCCGTGCTACAGGGACTCGGACCTCTGTGCGTGCGTCTCGATCTGG GAAACGCAAACGCTTCGGAGCCGTTGCCCCACCCCCCCAGTTTCAGTCTGGAGGAAGGCAGTGAGAGATAA